In the Duncaniella freteri genome, one interval contains:
- a CDS encoding GNAT family N-acetyltransferase codes for MVYIETERLILRSWKPEDLPLFIAMNKDEQVMRYFPAILSDGETMAFYKRIQDEFNQKGWGLYAVEIKSTGEFIGYVGLHGIGFDAVFTPGVEIGWRLAADYHNKGYATEAARSVLKLAKKSGIERLFSFTAKINAPSERVMQKIGMVKAGEFNHPKLSDASPLCVHVLYEIEL; via the coding sequence ATGGTATATATCGAAACTGAAAGGCTTATTTTACGTTCGTGGAAACCGGAAGATTTACCATTGTTCATTGCTATGAATAAGGATGAACAGGTAATGCGCTATTTCCCGGCTATACTGAGTGATGGGGAAACTATGGCATTTTACAAACGGATACAGGATGAGTTCAATCAAAAGGGTTGGGGGCTTTATGCAGTGGAAATAAAGTCTACCGGAGAATTCATCGGATATGTCGGGCTTCATGGGATAGGCTTCGATGCAGTTTTTACTCCCGGAGTTGAGATAGGCTGGCGACTTGCAGCCGATTATCACAATAAGGGATATGCAACTGAGGCGGCAAGATCAGTTTTGAAATTGGCAAAAAAATCAGGAATTGAACGGTTGTTTTCTTTCACAGCCAAAATTAATGCTCCTTCAGAACGTGTGATGCAGAAGATTGGCATGGTAAAGGCTGGAGAGTTTAATCACCCGAAACTGTCAGATGCTTCACCGCTATGTGTTCATGTACTTTATGAGATTGAGTTATAG
- a CDS encoding helix-turn-helix transcriptional regulator translates to MEAPTITFDQLPHVVGGLSEKLDRVLELLEKAGFTGHSKQSKPSRRLVYAKEACQIIGKSLSSLYRGIKAPNDPIPSYKRGKLLYFYEDELYAWIESGRKHSVAPSLAETAAAITAGMKRRPRGGYNF, encoded by the coding sequence ATGGAAGCACCAACAATCACCTTCGACCAACTGCCCCACGTGGTAGGCGGTCTCTCAGAGAAACTCGACCGAGTGCTTGAACTGCTTGAAAAGGCAGGCTTCACCGGCCACTCCAAACAGTCCAAGCCCTCGCGCAGACTCGTGTATGCGAAAGAGGCTTGCCAGATAATAGGCAAGTCACTTTCGAGTCTCTACCGCGGCATCAAGGCTCCGAATGACCCCATTCCGAGCTACAAGCGCGGCAAACTCCTCTATTTTTATGAGGATGAACTGTACGCATGGATTGAAAGCGGACGCAAACATTCCGTCGCTCCATCACTCGCCGAAACTGCGGCTGCCATAACTGCCGGAATGAAACGCCGTCCCCGTGGTGGATATAACTTCTGA
- a CDS encoding DUF3987 domain-containing protein, protein MEKNITTDSVISALMNHIKTSDSDFPVHVFPAKMQRIILELNTTCGFPIDYTASAMIAAISVAIGNTHRVEVKRSWQESAIVYIAIVGRPGDCKSHPLTFVMRPLVNADWKNNQEFQKKHCEYQQAIAMSRKERISAGLEEFPKEPKRLRYLVSDVTQEGLSAIHSHNPRGLCLWVDELSAWFKNFTRYNTGSEEQFWLSAFNGSTTMSDRKNCQNSIFIKRPFISVVGTIQKRLLTELANGERAANGFIDRILFAMTKSNGKPRWNEDEVRDDLDREWERILNRLLSVECVVNEEKEPIPTVMRFTADAKRRLYEWQHENAALCDNEMSDNVVSFFCKLEIYVLRFCLILRLVRWAVSDKEPRPSYIEDDDVAGVIELAEYFRSNALSVLTCISEEKLNELHRTVYEHLTEEFSTADGIRIAERFGMKDHTFKMFLTRNLNTLFRRVRQGWYKKLSCYSTNKVTSDEQD, encoded by the coding sequence ATGGAAAAGAATATTACCACTGACTCAGTAATCAGCGCACTGATGAATCACATCAAGACATCCGATAGTGATTTCCCGGTACATGTGTTCCCCGCCAAGATGCAACGGATCATCCTCGAACTCAACACCACATGCGGTTTCCCGATTGACTACACGGCATCGGCTATGATTGCCGCAATATCTGTGGCAATCGGCAATACCCACCGCGTAGAAGTGAAACGCAGCTGGCAAGAATCGGCAATCGTGTATATCGCGATTGTCGGACGCCCCGGAGATTGCAAATCACATCCGCTTACATTCGTGATGCGCCCGCTGGTCAATGCCGACTGGAAAAACAATCAGGAGTTTCAGAAAAAGCATTGCGAATATCAGCAGGCTATAGCGATGAGCCGCAAGGAGCGCATCAGTGCCGGACTGGAAGAATTTCCGAAAGAGCCGAAACGGTTGCGCTACCTGGTGTCGGACGTGACGCAGGAGGGTCTCAGTGCCATCCACTCCCATAATCCTCGTGGATTATGCCTTTGGGTTGATGAACTGTCGGCATGGTTCAAGAACTTCACCCGCTACAACACCGGCTCGGAAGAACAATTCTGGCTTTCGGCTTTCAACGGCAGCACAACAATGTCGGACCGCAAGAATTGCCAGAACTCCATCTTCATCAAGCGTCCGTTCATCTCGGTGGTCGGAACAATCCAAAAACGTCTGCTCACCGAACTTGCCAACGGTGAGAGAGCCGCCAACGGGTTTATTGACCGCATACTCTTTGCAATGACCAAGAGCAACGGCAAGCCGAGATGGAACGAGGATGAAGTGCGCGACGATCTCGACCGTGAATGGGAGCGCATACTCAACCGACTTCTTTCGGTGGAGTGTGTGGTCAACGAGGAAAAGGAGCCAATTCCCACTGTCATGCGGTTCACTGCGGATGCCAAGCGCAGACTCTATGAATGGCAACATGAGAATGCCGCACTATGCGACAACGAGATGAGCGATAATGTGGTCAGCTTCTTCTGCAAACTCGAAATCTATGTGCTCCGGTTCTGCCTTATACTCCGATTGGTTCGCTGGGCTGTCAGTGATAAAGAGCCGCGCCCCTCATACATCGAAGATGACGACGTGGCAGGAGTGATAGAATTGGCTGAATATTTCCGAAGCAATGCGCTCAGCGTACTCACCTGCATCAGCGAGGAGAAATTGAATGAACTGCACCGCACCGTGTATGAGCATCTCACCGAGGAATTTTCAACCGCCGACGGTATCCGTATAGCCGAGCGGTTCGGGATGAAAGACCATACATTCAAGATGTTCCTCACCCGCAATCTCAACACTCTCTTCCGTCGTGTACGCCAAGGGTGGTATAAGAAGCTGTCTTGTTACTCCACTAACAAAGTTACTTCCGATGAACAGGATTGA
- a CDS encoding DUF6371 domain-containing protein, with amino-acid sequence MNRIDDAMVAATMRGYDRNNLFAFVAAIIGSEEAQRLMEMYRVGTSKHWQGATVFWQISADGNVRGGKIMLYDRLTGHRVQEPFPHINWVHSVLRLPDFKLTQCFFGEHLLPYIRDKPVAIVESEKTAILATHYLPQYLWLATGGKCSCLNREAIKALRGREVMLVPDLNATDDWRKKLTLFDDSGIKATLFESLEQMATDEQREQGLDIADFLIAEQTPHGILEQMMQRNPALRQLVDALQLELVGIEEYKPSESSLKSE; translated from the coding sequence ATGAACAGGATTGATGATGCAATGGTAGCGGCCACCATGCGTGGCTACGACAGAAACAATCTGTTCGCTTTCGTGGCGGCGATAATCGGAAGTGAAGAAGCACAGCGGTTGATGGAAATGTATCGCGTAGGCACATCGAAGCATTGGCAAGGTGCCACGGTGTTCTGGCAAATCTCGGCTGACGGTAACGTCCGTGGTGGTAAGATTATGCTGTATGACCGATTGACCGGACATCGTGTGCAGGAACCGTTCCCCCACATCAACTGGGTACACTCAGTGTTAAGATTGCCCGATTTCAAGTTAACCCAATGTTTCTTCGGTGAGCATCTGCTCCCATACATCCGCGACAAACCGGTTGCCATTGTGGAGAGTGAAAAGACGGCAATACTCGCAACCCATTACCTCCCGCAATATCTGTGGCTCGCCACAGGCGGCAAGTGCAGTTGTCTCAACCGCGAGGCAATCAAGGCACTTCGAGGCAGAGAGGTGATGCTTGTGCCCGACCTTAACGCTACCGACGATTGGCGCAAGAAACTGACGCTATTCGATGATTCGGGAATAAAGGCAACTCTGTTTGAATCGCTTGAACAGATGGCTACCGATGAGCAGCGTGAACAAGGTCTCGACATTGCGGACTTCCTGATAGCCGAGCAAACTCCACACGGCATCCTTGAACAAATGATGCAACGAAATCCGGCATTGCGACAACTCGTTGACGCGCTACAGCTGGAACTCGTAGGCATCGAAGAATACAAACCGAGCGAAAGCTCACTGAAATCTGAATAA
- a CDS encoding DUF3408 domain-containing protein → MAQSKISNPQSSEVTDIFNNSNLSETVENHVNSNVQPIAGQSETAQPKSTRPTAKQRKSELEDYRTAFFAPIKLGKDNKHQVAISNDTFDRVERTARFFGGPGYSVSNFVEHIINEHLDNNAANYEGWFTLISKSF, encoded by the coding sequence ATGGCACAATCAAAAATCTCAAATCCTCAGTCATCTGAAGTGACTGATATTTTCAACAACTCAAATCTTTCCGAAACTGTGGAAAATCACGTCAACTCCAATGTCCAGCCAATCGCAGGACAGAGCGAAACCGCTCAGCCCAAGTCAACCCGTCCCACCGCCAAGCAGCGCAAGAGCGAACTTGAAGATTACCGAACCGCTTTCTTTGCCCCGATTAAACTCGGCAAGGACAACAAGCATCAGGTAGCCATCAGCAATGACACGTTTGACCGAGTCGAGCGCACTGCCCGATTCTTCGGCGGTCCCGGTTACAGCGTCAGCAACTTTGTCGAACACATCATCAATGAACACCTCGACAATAACGCTGCCAACTATGAAGGCTGGTTCACTCTAATCAGTAAATCGTTCTGA
- a CDS encoding plasmid mobilization protein has translation MTFTKRKKAPPGATEKSGKSYVVSVRLNEEQYHTVQENCRKSGRKLSDFWRHALLNAKVTAVATPDDMAILRQIGSMANNLNQLAKKANEAGFKLVEWSLKGLSKEIKTLYTRLSYDWRHN, from the coding sequence ATGACTTTCACAAAAAGAAAGAAGGCTCCTCCGGGAGCAACCGAGAAGTCCGGCAAGTCATACGTAGTCAGTGTCCGGCTCAATGAAGAACAGTATCATACCGTGCAGGAGAACTGTCGAAAATCCGGCAGAAAGCTATCCGACTTCTGGCGCCACGCTCTGCTCAACGCCAAGGTTACGGCAGTAGCCACACCCGATGACATGGCGATTCTGCGTCAGATCGGGAGCATGGCGAACAATCTGAACCAGCTTGCGAAGAAGGCCAACGAAGCGGGGTTCAAGCTCGTGGAGTGGTCTCTCAAAGGTCTTAGCAAAGAAATAAAAACTCTTTATACACGACTGTCGTATGATTGGAGGCATAACTAA
- a CDS encoding relaxase/mobilization nuclease domain-containing protein: MIGGITKGSCFSGCVEYALALKEKNKEARLLYSEGLLTDTPKDIIDGFECQRHLNYRVQHWCGHISLSYSPKDAERMSDEFMVKLALEYMEKMGIKNTQFIISRHLDKEHPHCHIVYNRVDNDGKCVSDSFEYYRNNEICDEMKKKYGLTYGLNKDQVKTERLKGRSKTRQEIYLAVQAAKRTAKDWTTFQRELAQKGISVKKKFRRNSTEVEGLSYTKDGRKFKASQIDRDGRCSYEIICKALERNKNSQAQPAASAPKQMQSHPKQESGAIGKAIEAVADIAENLGNAIGGIFQVGPAYDPEEEAFINEMKRRQKRKKGRSL, translated from the coding sequence ATGATTGGAGGCATAACTAAAGGAAGCTGTTTTTCCGGCTGCGTGGAGTATGCACTCGCGCTGAAAGAGAAAAACAAAGAGGCTCGTCTGCTTTATTCCGAGGGACTGCTGACCGACACACCGAAAGATATTATCGACGGTTTTGAGTGTCAGAGACATCTCAACTACCGCGTTCAGCATTGGTGCGGACATATCTCGTTGTCCTATTCTCCGAAAGACGCGGAGCGCATGAGCGATGAATTTATGGTGAAACTCGCTCTGGAATATATGGAGAAAATGGGCATCAAAAACACCCAGTTTATCATATCCCGTCATCTCGACAAGGAGCATCCGCACTGCCACATCGTATATAACCGAGTGGACAATGACGGCAAATGCGTAAGCGACAGTTTCGAGTATTACCGCAACAACGAAATCTGCGACGAGATGAAAAAGAAGTATGGTCTGACCTACGGATTGAACAAAGACCAAGTGAAAACTGAGCGACTTAAAGGACGCTCGAAGACCCGTCAGGAGATCTACCTCGCGGTTCAGGCTGCCAAACGGACTGCCAAAGACTGGACTACTTTCCAACGCGAACTGGCACAGAAAGGCATCTCCGTGAAAAAGAAATTCCGCCGGAACTCGACCGAAGTCGAAGGACTGTCATACACGAAGGATGGCCGGAAGTTCAAGGCTTCGCAGATTGACCGCGACGGCAGATGTTCTTACGAGATAATCTGCAAGGCACTCGAAAGGAATAAAAACAGTCAGGCTCAACCGGCGGCATCCGCTCCGAAACAGATGCAATCCCACCCCAAACAGGAATCCGGCGCCATTGGCAAAGCCATAGAAGCCGTAGCCGATATTGCCGAAAATCTCGGCAACGCAATCGGCGGCATCTTCCAAGTCGGACCTGCCTACGACCCGGAAGAAGAGGCGTTCATCAACGAGATGAAACGCCGTCAAAAGAGAAAAAAAGGCAGAAGTTTGTAA
- a CDS encoding ThiF family adenylyltransferase: MAKFSDSLPTIEEATAFSTVINIINQFLDESFKKLVALPDGRIGYVCSVITGAASNSNLKYREPIIIASPRNSDIESPEMTLNVYPDRLDFPFTYFPHINPKEEGFPRSICLVRENFNDWYAEHTFEDFLCLIIKWFTDAKDGNLVKTKEGDRWEPFYLGEPDLYYFRFPMFDNTLQTYDDPFQLTFEIDSKTFKGPHDYKSDPDNGILGLLLYRGASRPLKTWIYDRPLTVGQLLNLIETYEVWNTDSLINKVRECRDKYEYIFLQIGFCRPINIIGKTNKVDYICFKASVDAIVERKFDDKIQLVQIIDLPTPQFARGLSNTSEDVGSKDIAIIGCGAIGSKLAYHLFRTGFEKLTLIDSDQMLPHNYLRHGLSMGGFLDNKAKLLKEFLKIMLPKFGGQIKSVEEDVIPKINSNSLHNDIIIDCTASAMLLHAMDDHRPDLSQSIVRFAISDGGKVGLVYFNSTKGVRLSDYYMYLLRICVTNSEYEEDFCQWFKTESSYTLDKVRIGEGCHSNTMVLGDDLISTHAGIASNLIRNHNYNNQNNEIYLSFLDYDWPGSCHTDRISLPDFKQYDVDSSEWKVRLPKDLEDLIRVQSRRAGKNETGGYLMGCWDIKRKVVYILHTFVPTDIRGTHSKLTLGTGGWKNEIDRVQKLTSGSLRYIGDWHSHPKGSTKMSNIDVESCATTLYSEMDNNRFLCLICNNDQLSFNIISLNT, from the coding sequence ATGGCTAAATTCTCAGATAGTTTACCGACCATTGAGGAGGCTACGGCCTTTTCAACAGTAATAAACATTATCAACCAGTTTCTTGACGAATCCTTCAAGAAACTGGTTGCTTTGCCAGATGGCAGAATAGGTTATGTCTGTTCTGTTATTACTGGAGCAGCTTCTAATTCTAATTTGAAATATCGTGAACCGATTATAATAGCAAGCCCAAGGAATTCCGATATAGAGTCTCCTGAGATGACTTTGAATGTTTACCCTGACAGGCTGGATTTCCCATTTACATATTTCCCTCATATAAACCCTAAGGAAGAGGGATTCCCTCGATCAATTTGTCTTGTTCGGGAAAACTTTAATGATTGGTATGCTGAGCATACATTTGAAGATTTTCTATGTCTCATAATCAAATGGTTTACTGATGCCAAAGACGGGAATCTTGTCAAAACCAAAGAGGGGGATCGCTGGGAGCCTTTTTACCTTGGTGAGCCAGATTTATATTATTTCCGATTTCCTATGTTTGACAATACTCTTCAAACGTACGACGACCCATTTCAATTGACATTTGAAATTGATTCTAAAACATTCAAAGGACCTCATGATTATAAATCTGATCCCGATAACGGAATTTTAGGATTGTTACTTTATAGGGGCGCCAGCCGTCCTCTTAAAACATGGATTTATGACAGACCCCTGACAGTAGGTCAACTCTTAAATTTAATAGAGACATACGAGGTTTGGAATACAGATTCTCTTATCAACAAAGTGAGAGAGTGTCGGGACAAGTACGAATATATATTTTTGCAAATTGGATTCTGTAGACCGATAAACATTATAGGAAAGACTAATAAGGTAGATTACATTTGCTTTAAGGCTTCCGTTGATGCTATTGTCGAAAGAAAATTTGATGATAAGATTCAGTTGGTCCAAATAATAGATTTGCCAACTCCACAATTTGCACGAGGCCTGAGCAATACATCAGAAGATGTCGGCTCCAAAGATATTGCTATCATTGGTTGTGGAGCTATAGGAAGTAAATTAGCATACCATCTTTTTAGAACTGGATTTGAGAAATTGACGCTTATAGATTCTGACCAGATGCTCCCACATAACTACTTAAGACATGGCTTATCAATGGGAGGATTTTTGGATAATAAAGCCAAGCTGCTTAAAGAGTTTCTCAAAATAATGCTACCAAAATTTGGGGGGCAAATCAAATCGGTTGAAGAGGATGTTATACCAAAAATCAACTCGAATAGTCTACATAACGATATAATAATCGATTGCACAGCATCTGCAATGCTTCTCCATGCTATGGATGATCATAGGCCAGATCTTTCCCAGTCGATAGTCCGATTTGCAATATCTGATGGTGGAAAGGTCGGGTTGGTATATTTTAACAGCACAAAAGGCGTGAGGCTTTCCGATTACTATATGTACCTTTTGCGTATATGCGTCACAAATTCAGAATATGAGGAGGATTTTTGTCAATGGTTCAAGACTGAATCCAGTTACACTTTAGATAAAGTCCGTATTGGCGAAGGATGTCATTCGAACACGATGGTTCTTGGAGATGATTTGATTTCTACCCATGCCGGAATTGCATCCAATTTGATTAGAAATCATAATTATAACAACCAGAATAACGAGATATATCTATCTTTCTTAGACTATGATTGGCCAGGTTCATGCCATACAGATAGAATTTCTTTACCTGATTTTAAACAATACGATGTAGACTCATCCGAGTGGAAAGTCCGGCTTCCCAAAGACTTGGAAGATTTAATAAGGGTTCAATCACGTCGAGCTGGCAAAAATGAAACTGGAGGCTATCTTATGGGCTGTTGGGATATTAAACGGAAAGTAGTATATATTCTACATACCTTCGTACCTACAGATATTCGAGGCACCCATTCAAAACTGACGTTAGGAACAGGAGGCTGGAAAAATGAGATCGATAGGGTACAAAAATTGACATCAGGCTCTCTCAGATATATAGGAGATTGGCACTCACATCCTAAAGGTTCAACAAAAATGTCAAATATTGACGTTGAATCATGTGCGACTACCTTATATTCAGAGATGGACAACAATCGGTTCCTCTGTTTAATTTGTAATAATGACCAGCTGTCTTTCAATATCATATCGTTAAATACTTGA
- a CDS encoding helix-turn-helix transcriptional regulator, with protein sequence MPNTKSSDIRYKVLDRCLRRGGYSTSDLMDEVNKELELQGFPTVSALNTIRQDMDHIVNSYPEISIVDKKVGRNVTYSYENPESSIFKLPFNDDELAQLSQCMAILSRFEGTPQMEWMHSFIERFKLSLNIDVDGRQVVGFDDCRYLRGKEYFSTLLSAICNKKVLAIGYKSFRQDAVKEVILHPYYIKEYNKRWFLLGREHGYDSISHLAFDRIEHINDVTGVSYIENNEYDFNDDYFSDIVGVTKHLDHKLQKIQLWVSPSLFPYIQTKPLHETQKLKKSDANSYEIEIEVRPNFELEQLILSYGEGLSVLSPADLRNKIKSKLELSIKNYDSVHEE encoded by the coding sequence ATGCCAAACACGAAAAGTTCAGATATCCGGTATAAGGTGCTCGACCGTTGCCTCAGACGAGGCGGTTACTCCACTTCAGATCTTATGGATGAGGTGAATAAGGAATTGGAGCTTCAAGGATTTCCTACTGTCTCTGCATTGAATACAATTAGACAGGATATGGATCACATCGTCAATTCATATCCGGAAATTAGCATTGTGGATAAGAAGGTCGGTCGTAACGTGACATATTCTTATGAAAATCCGGAGTCCTCAATATTTAAGCTCCCGTTCAATGATGATGAACTTGCCCAGCTTTCCCAATGCATGGCAATACTTTCTCGGTTTGAAGGAACCCCTCAGATGGAGTGGATGCACTCCTTTATAGAGCGTTTCAAGCTATCTCTGAACATTGATGTCGATGGCAGACAGGTGGTCGGATTCGATGATTGCCGCTATCTTAGGGGTAAAGAATACTTCTCCACTCTTCTTTCGGCGATATGCAATAAGAAAGTGCTGGCTATCGGTTACAAGAGTTTCCGGCAAGACGCAGTCAAGGAAGTAATTCTGCATCCCTATTATATTAAGGAGTATAACAAGCGGTGGTTTCTTTTAGGGAGGGAACACGGATACGATTCAATCTCGCATCTTGCGTTCGACCGGATTGAACATATCAACGACGTTACAGGGGTTTCGTATATCGAGAATAATGAATATGACTTCAATGACGATTATTTTTCAGATATTGTAGGAGTTACGAAGCATCTTGATCATAAGCTACAAAAAATACAGTTATGGGTATCTCCTTCGCTCTTTCCTTACATCCAAACAAAGCCGTTGCATGAAACGCAAAAATTGAAGAAGTCTGATGCAAACAGCTATGAAATAGAGATTGAGGTGCGCCCGAATTTTGAGCTTGAACAACTGATTCTCTCCTACGGGGAAGGCCTGAGCGTCTTGTCTCCGGCCGATTTGCGGAACAAAATTAAATCTAAATTAGAGCTGTCGATAAAAAATTATGATTCGGTTCACGAAGAATGA
- a CDS encoding type I restriction-modification system subunit M yields the protein MTEQELAGMIWNIKEIIRGVYDDTEVENVILPFTLLRRLDCVLQDRYDELYQQYKEFPDEKKDVMLMALMRRNGLTFFNTSGLSLNKLLTQPKMLADNFKTYLDGFTQNVRNILLAFTQEDGENGDISRIYSRLDRNDLLFQVTESFVNNADLHPDSVDNAMMGTIFEIIIRKSKETTNTKAGQFYTPREVVRLLVSLVMHGREAEVNTLGKHFQIYDPCCGTGGMLTEGKRYLQSMTDRTEMKVYLFGQELNEKTYAICKSDLLIKGDLDKDRNIALGDTLANDQFPGEHFGYMLANPPFGVDWKKIEGKVKEDAAKSDGRFSVGLPSTSDGSLLFLLHMISKMDPIGSRIGIVLNGSPLFNGAAGSGWSEIRKMLMDRDLLDAIIALPKNLFYGTDISTYLWILDNNKPARRKGKVLMVDATHPRYARLLQRSLGKKRYEIPDEAIDEIVGIYGDFTDATLPDSDDIKVARLMDIEDFLYTTVTIYRPLRLTYSDIAKKAAEAAKGDKVKKADKEILEHIATITFPDEKINDEEMFAIMREHFGKKLTQGFVKLVRSLGTTDPEAPTVWATPGKPESGFVIAPALTDTETIPMKENIDEYITREVLPFVPDAWRDPSKDKVGCEFPMTRLFYRYTPLRDSSEILADLMALEADTTSALQSLISEAR from the coding sequence ATGACCGAACAGGAACTTGCAGGAATGATTTGGAACATCAAGGAGATTATCCGTGGTGTCTATGACGATACAGAAGTGGAGAATGTGATATTGCCGTTCACACTTCTGCGGCGGCTGGATTGCGTGTTGCAGGACCGGTACGACGAACTGTATCAGCAATACAAGGAATTTCCTGACGAGAAGAAAGATGTCATGCTGATGGCTCTGATGCGGCGCAATGGCCTGACTTTCTTCAATACCTCCGGTCTGTCGCTCAACAAGCTGCTGACCCAACCCAAAATGCTTGCCGACAATTTCAAGACATATCTTGACGGTTTCACCCAGAATGTTCGGAATATTCTGTTGGCATTTACTCAGGAAGATGGCGAGAACGGTGACATCAGCCGAATTTACTCGCGTCTCGACCGCAACGACCTTCTCTTTCAGGTAACTGAGAGTTTCGTGAACAATGCCGACCTGCATCCCGACAGCGTCGACAACGCCATGATGGGTACAATTTTCGAGATTATCATCCGTAAGTCTAAGGAAACCACCAACACCAAGGCCGGTCAGTTCTATACTCCGCGTGAAGTCGTTCGGTTGTTGGTGTCACTTGTAATGCACGGACGCGAGGCCGAGGTGAATACACTCGGAAAGCATTTCCAGATCTACGACCCCTGCTGCGGAACCGGCGGTATGCTGACCGAAGGGAAACGCTATCTTCAGTCAATGACTGACCGCACTGAAATGAAGGTGTATCTCTTCGGTCAAGAACTCAACGAAAAGACCTACGCCATCTGCAAGTCAGACCTCCTTATAAAAGGAGACCTCGACAAAGACCGAAACATCGCCCTCGGCGATACTCTCGCCAACGACCAGTTTCCCGGCGAGCATTTCGGCTATATGCTTGCCAATCCTCCTTTCGGAGTGGACTGGAAGAAGATTGAAGGCAAGGTCAAGGAGGATGCCGCCAAGAGTGACGGGCGTTTCTCTGTCGGTTTGCCCTCCACTTCCGACGGTTCCCTGCTCTTCCTGCTTCACATGATAAGCAAGATGGACCCGATCGGCTCCCGCATCGGTATCGTGCTGAACGGTTCACCGCTTTTCAACGGCGCTGCCGGCAGCGGCTGGAGCGAGATTCGCAAGATGCTCATGGATCGCGACCTGCTCGATGCAATCATAGCATTGCCGAAAAATCTTTTCTACGGAACAGACATATCCACCTATCTCTGGATTCTCGACAACAACAAACCGGCCCGGCGCAAGGGTAAAGTTCTGATGGTCGACGCCACCCATCCTCGTTATGCCCGTCTGCTCCAGCGCAGTCTCGGTAAGAAACGCTATGAGATACCCGATGAGGCTATAGACGAGATTGTGGGTATATATGGCGACTTCACCGACGCCACACTCCCTGACAGCGATGACATAAAGGTGGCGCGACTGATGGATATTGAGGATTTTCTCTACACCACTGTCACAATCTATCGTCCCCTGCGCCTGACATATTCCGACATTGCCAAGAAAGCCGCCGAAGCTGCCAAAGGAGATAAGGTGAAGAAAGCCGATAAGGAGATACTTGAACATATTGCCACCATCACATTCCCCGACGAGAAAATTAACGACGAAGAGATGTTTGCGATAATGCGCGAGCACTTCGGCAAGAAACTTACACAGGGCTTTGTAAAACTTGTGCGCTCGCTTGGTACCACCGACCCGGAGGCCCCGACCGTGTGGGCTACCCCCGGCAAACCGGAGAGCGGCTTTGTAATAGCCCCCGCACTTACCGACACCGAGACCATACCGATGAAGGAGAATATTGACGAATATATAACCCGCGAAGTGCTGCCGTTTGTTCCCGACGCATGGCGCGATCCGAGTAAGGACAAGGTAGGCTGTGAGTTCCCCATGACACGTCTTTTCTACCGCTACACTCCCCTGCGCGACAGTAGCGAGATACTTGCCGACCTCATGGCACTCGAAGCCGACACCACATCCGCACTCCAATCCCTAATTTCCGAAGCCCGATGA